Proteins encoded within one genomic window of Brassica rapa cultivar Chiifu-401-42 chromosome A09, CAAS_Brap_v3.01, whole genome shotgun sequence:
- the LOC103840446 gene encoding 60S ribosomal protein L18a-like protein isoform X3: protein MMDEESAKTRETTVNQQQQYYYGTFQGVANYPPPAPPPQLLPLPQQPIATSPLLPPVHGYQNLQGHGGGGGFVNYAQGYPLVPQYTVVEVRPVREHDVPVPCCGFGMGWFLFIMGFLFGGIPWYLGAVIILFTSVDHREKAGYVACSIASVVYLIAVMLGMAGNINIIW, encoded by the exons ATGATGGACGAGGAGTCAGCAAAAACTAGAGAGACCACCGtgaatcaacaacaacaatactATTACGGAACGTTTCAAGGCGTTGCCAATTATCCTCCTCCCGCTCCGCCACCGCAATTACTACCGCTTCCACAACAACCTATTGCCACGAGTCCCTTGCTTCCTCCTGTACATGGTTATCAAAATCTCCAAG GtcatggtggtggtggtggttttgTGAATTATGCTCAAGGATACCCTCTTGTTCCTC AATATACAGTTGTTGAGGTTAGACCGGTGAGAGAGCATGACGTTCCTGTTCCTTGCTGTGGCTTTGGCATGGGCTGGTTCTT gtttattatgggcttcttGTTCGGTGGGATCCCTTGGTATCTCGGTGCTGTTATTATTCTTTTCACATCTGTTGATCATCGCGAGAAGGCTGGTTACGTTGCATGTTCTATCGCT TCCGTTGTCTATTTGATTGCCGTCATGCTCGGGATGGCTGGGAATATTAACATCATCTGGTGA
- the LOC103840446 gene encoding 60S ribosomal protein L18a-like protein isoform X2: MMDEESAKTRETTVNQQQQYYYGTFQGVANYPPPAPPPQLLPLPQQPIATSPLLPPVHGYQNLQGHGGGGGFVNYAQGYPLVPLVEVRPVREHDVPVPCCGFGMGWFLFIMGFLFGGIPWYLGAVIILFTSVDHREKAGYVACSIASVVYLIAVMLGMAGNINIICIQLYKFH, encoded by the exons ATGATGGACGAGGAGTCAGCAAAAACTAGAGAGACCACCGtgaatcaacaacaacaatactATTACGGAACGTTTCAAGGCGTTGCCAATTATCCTCCTCCCGCTCCGCCACCGCAATTACTACCGCTTCCACAACAACCTATTGCCACGAGTCCCTTGCTTCCTCCTGTACATGGTTATCAAAATCTCCAAG GtcatggtggtggtggtggttttgTGAATTATGCTCAAGGATACCCTCTTGTTCCTC TTGTTGAGGTTAGACCGGTGAGAGAGCATGACGTTCCTGTTCCTTGCTGTGGCTTTGGCATGGGCTGGTTCTT gtttattatgggcttcttGTTCGGTGGGATCCCTTGGTATCTCGGTGCTGTTATTATTCTTTTCACATCTGTTGATCATCGCGAGAAGGCTGGTTACGTTGCATGTTCTATCGCT TCCGTTGTCTATTTGATTGCCGTCATGCTCGGGATGGCTGGGAATATTAACATCATCTG TATACAACTATACAAGTTCCATTGA
- the LOC103840534 gene encoding agamous-like MADS-box protein AGL29 has protein sequence MGGKKTRGRQKIDIKKVTKNEDRIITFSKRKNGIYTKLSELSILCGADVGFLIYSGSGKPFTFGSPSFDDVAQRFLHGNHHSGIINGEGNSSSSSLIVDAHKKVKMDEFCKNLNNLMEIKTAAEEEKLKMAEPAYAPSLPVKSTDEEEKQLLRRYEEYYEELCEVAAAKIRGRYDVPASSSFPQHG, from the coding sequence ATGGGAGGGAAAAAGACAAGAGGAAGACAAAAGATAGATATTAAAAAAGTGACGAAAAACGAAGACAGAATCATCACATTTTCAAAGCGTAAAAACGGAATTTACACTAAGCTCAGTGAGCTCTCCATTCTCTGCGGCGCCGACGTCGGATTTCTCATCTACTCCGGCTCAGGAAAACCGTTCACGTTTGGCAGCCCTTCCTTCGATGACGTGGCACAGCGGTTTCTCCACGGAAACCATCACTCAGGAATCATCAACGGCGAGGGCAACTCGTCGTCGTCATCGTTGATCGTGGATGCTCATAAGAAAGTGAAGATGGACGAGTTCTGCAAAAACCTCAACAATCTGATGGAGATCAAAACAGCTGCGGAAGAAGAGAAACTGAAGATGGCTGAGCCTGCTTATGCACCGTCGTTGCCGGTGAAGAGTACTGACGAAGAGGAGAAACAGTTGTTGCGGAGGTATGAGGAGTATTATGAGGAACTGTGTGAGGTTGCTGCTGCGAAAATCCGTGGAAGATATGATGTCCCAGCGTCGTCGTCGTTTCCTCAACATGGCTAA
- the LOC103840446 gene encoding 60S ribosomal protein L18a-like protein isoform X1 has product MMDEESAKTRETTVNQQQQYYYGTFQGVANYPPPAPPPQLLPLPQQPIATSPLLPPVHGYQNLQGHGGGGGFVNYAQGYPLVPQYTVVEVRPVREHDVPVPCCGFGMGWFLFIMGFLFGGIPWYLGAVIILFTSVDHREKAGYVACSIASVVYLIAVMLGMAGNINIICIQLYKFH; this is encoded by the exons ATGATGGACGAGGAGTCAGCAAAAACTAGAGAGACCACCGtgaatcaacaacaacaatactATTACGGAACGTTTCAAGGCGTTGCCAATTATCCTCCTCCCGCTCCGCCACCGCAATTACTACCGCTTCCACAACAACCTATTGCCACGAGTCCCTTGCTTCCTCCTGTACATGGTTATCAAAATCTCCAAG GtcatggtggtggtggtggttttgTGAATTATGCTCAAGGATACCCTCTTGTTCCTC AATATACAGTTGTTGAGGTTAGACCGGTGAGAGAGCATGACGTTCCTGTTCCTTGCTGTGGCTTTGGCATGGGCTGGTTCTT gtttattatgggcttcttGTTCGGTGGGATCCCTTGGTATCTCGGTGCTGTTATTATTCTTTTCACATCTGTTGATCATCGCGAGAAGGCTGGTTACGTTGCATGTTCTATCGCT TCCGTTGTCTATTTGATTGCCGTCATGCTCGGGATGGCTGGGAATATTAACATCATCTG TATACAACTATACAAGTTCCATTGA
- the LOC103840446 gene encoding 60S ribosomal protein L18a-like protein isoform X4 yields the protein MMDEESAKTRETTVNQQQQYYYGTFQGVANYPPPAPPPQLLPLPQQPIATSPLLPPVHGYQNLQEYTVVEVRPVREHDVPVPCCGFGMGWFLFIMGFLFGGIPWYLGAVIILFTSVDHREKAGYVACSIASVVYLIAVMLGMAGNINIICIQLYKFH from the exons ATGATGGACGAGGAGTCAGCAAAAACTAGAGAGACCACCGtgaatcaacaacaacaatactATTACGGAACGTTTCAAGGCGTTGCCAATTATCCTCCTCCCGCTCCGCCACCGCAATTACTACCGCTTCCACAACAACCTATTGCCACGAGTCCCTTGCTTCCTCCTGTACATGGTTATCAAAATCTCCAAG AATATACAGTTGTTGAGGTTAGACCGGTGAGAGAGCATGACGTTCCTGTTCCTTGCTGTGGCTTTGGCATGGGCTGGTTCTT gtttattatgggcttcttGTTCGGTGGGATCCCTTGGTATCTCGGTGCTGTTATTATTCTTTTCACATCTGTTGATCATCGCGAGAAGGCTGGTTACGTTGCATGTTCTATCGCT TCCGTTGTCTATTTGATTGCCGTCATGCTCGGGATGGCTGGGAATATTAACATCATCTG TATACAACTATACAAGTTCCATTGA
- the LOC103840445 gene encoding uncharacterized protein LOC103840445: MAPNNNRCKWSSIFMLLLSLSLAVSVAVATDKAPLVEDGLVINGDFETSPSSGFPDDGVVDGPGEIPSWKSNGTVELINSGQKQGGMILIVPQGRHAVRLGNDAEISQELTVEKGSVYSVTFSAARTCAQLESINVSVASVNANEGDTLASRDVDLQTLYNVQGWDPYAWAFEAEEDHVRLVFKNPGMEDDPTCGPIIDDIAIKKLFTPDKLKDNAVINGDFEEGPWMFRNTSLGVLLPTNLDEETSSLPGWNVESNRAVRFVDSDHFSVPGGKRAVELLSGKEGIISQMVETKADKPYLLSFSLGHAGDKCKEPLAIMAFAGDQAQNFHYMAQANSTFEKVGLNFTAKADRTRVAFYSVYYNTRTDDMSSLCGPVIDDVRVWFAGSKKTGAGFGFGVSVFVLLVIGLV, encoded by the exons ATGGCTCCGAACAACAATAGATGCAAATGGAGTTCCATTTTCATGCTTCTTCTTAGTCTCTCCCTCGCCGTCTCAGTCGCCGTCGCCACCGACAAGGCTCCTCTGGTAGAAGATG GTTTGGTGATAAACGGCGACTTCGAAACGTCACCGTCAAGTGGCTTCCCTGACGACGGAGTAGTTGATGGTCCCGGCGAGATTCCAAGCTGGAAATCCAACGGCACGGTGGAGCTAATCAACTCCGGTCAGAAACAAGGAGGGATGATCCTCATCGTCCCACAAGGCCGTCACGCCGTACGGTTAGGCAACGACGCAGAGATCAGCCAGGAACTGACGGTGGAGAAAGGTTCCGTCTACTCAGTCACGTTCAGCGCGGCTCGCACGTGCGCTCAGCTCGAGTCCATAAACGTGTCGGTGGCGTCAGTGAACGCAAACGAGGGTGACACGTTGGCGTCACGGGATGTGGATTTGCAGACCCTGTACAACGTTCAGGGGTGGGACCCATACGCGTGGGCGTTTGAAGCCGAAGAGGATCATGTTCGGTTGGTTTTCAAGAACCCTGGCATGGAGGATGACCCCACTTGTGGGCCCATTATCGATGATATTGCTATCAAGAAGCTATTCACTCCTGATAAACTCAAAG ATAACGCGGTTATAAATGGAGATTTTGAAGAAGGTCCATGGATGTTCAGGAACACGTCACTTGGTGTCTTACTTCCGACGAATCTCGACGAAGAAACGTCGTCCCTTCCGGGTTGGAATGTTGAATCGAACCGGGCGGTCCGGTTCGTGGACTCAGATCACTTCTCGGTTCCAGGGGGCAAACGAGCCGTGGAGCTTCTCTCAGGGAAAGAAGGGATTATTTCGCAAATGGTCGAGACCAAAGCAGATAAGCCTTACTTATTGTCCTTCTCCCTCGGCCACGCAGGTGATAAATGCAAGGAACCATTGGCTATAATGGCATTCGCAGGCGATCAGGCGCAGAACTTTCATTACATGGCGCAAGCAAACTCCACTTTCGAGAAAGTCGGTTTGAATTTCACGGCAAAGGCTGACCGAACCAGAGTCGCGTTCTACAGCGTTTATTACAACACGAGGACTGATGATATGAGCTCTTTATGTGGACCTGTGATCGATGACGTCAGAGTTTGGTTCGCAGGGTCGAAGAAAACCGGAGCTGGTTTTGGGTTTGGAGTTTCGGTTTTTGTTCTTCTGGTTATCGGTTTAGTTTAG